The genomic segment AAGCCCCCGCGGTATCGGGGCCTGACGCCACAAAGCTGCGGCCCGGCGGAGGCGTGATTCGCATGCATGTCGACATGGTGCTGGTTCCGGTTACAGTGACCGACCCCATGAATCGCCTGGTGACGGGCCTTGAGCAGGAAGACTTCAAAGTATTCGAGAACAGCGGCGAGCAGCATATCAAGTCGTTTGCCGCGGAAGACGCGCCGGTCTCGATCGGCATCATCTTCGACCTTTCGGGCTCCATGACGTCGAAGCTCATCCGCGCACGCGAGTCGATCCTCCAGTTCGTGAAGACCGCCAATCCGCAGGATGAATTTTTCGTTATTGGATTCAATGACCGGCCTGAGCTGATTGAGGACTTCACCAGTTCCGTTGAGGACATCGGGGCCCGCCTTGCCACCGTGCGCAGCGGCCACCGCACGGCGCTGCTGGACGCGATTTACTACGGCGTGACCAAGATGAAGGAGGCCCGGCACGAGCGCAAGGCGCTGCTGGTGGTCTCTGACGGCGGCGATAACCGCTCCCGCTATACGGAGGGGGAGGTCAAGTCGCAGGTTCGCGAGTCCGACGTGGAGATTTATTCGATTGGCATCTTCGATCCTTATGCGGCCACTCCCGAAGAGCGCACGGGGCCGCTGCTCCTCAACGAGCTGTGCGAGGAGACCGGCGGGCGCATGTTCCGTGTCGACGACCTCAGCGAAATGAGCGATATCGCGGAGAAGATCTCCACCGAGCTGCGGAACCAGTATGTGATTGGTTACACCCCGCGCGACATCCGCCGTGACGGCAAGTGGCGTAAAGTGAAGGTGAAGCTGAATCCACCGCAGGGGCTGCCTCCGCTTACCGTCCATGCACGCACGGGCTACTATGCGCCAATGCAATAACGCGCTCCTCGCGGGCGCAATCTCTACTGTAGTTTTGTCGTTTTTCGCGGGTCTTCCGCTTTCCGCGCAGATCAAGTCAGGACCGCCGGTGACCCAGGCTCCCGGCCAGGCCCCGCCTCTCACTGTCGACCGCGACCCTATCCGCTCGCCGGAAGGCGAGACGCCTTCGGCAGCGGCGAAGCGTCCCGGCGTGGAGAAGGAAGGCGGGCAATACGTTCTTCACTACGACGTGGAAGAAGTGGTGCTGAACGCCACCGTGCTGGATTCGGGCGGTCGCCTTGTTCAGGACCTTAAGAAGGACAACTTCACTGTTTTTGAAGACGGCGTGAAGCAGAACGTAATCAGCTTCCAGCACACGGATCTGCCGGTCTCGATTGGGCTCGTGGTGGACAATTCCGGTTCGATGGCCAAAAAGCGGCCCTCAGTGAACAAGAGCGCGCTGGACCTGATTGAGGCGTCGAATCCGAACGACGAAGCCTTCGTTGTGAACTTCTCTGACGAAGCTTTCGAAGACCAAACGTTCACCTCGGATATCAATAAGCTCCGCGACGGCCTTTCCCACATTGAGTCTCGCGGCGGGACTGCTCTTTACGACGCGGTGGTGGCCTCGGCCGATAAGCTTGCCGCCGACGCCAAGCGGCCGAAGCAGGTGCTGATCATCATCACCGATGGTGAAGATAACGCCTCCACGCTAAACCTGGAGCAGACAATTCGGCGGGTGCAGCAGCTCTCCGGCCCGGTGATTTACTCGATCGGGCTGCTGTTCGGTGACGAGATGAGCCACAGCGAAGTGCGCGCCGCGCGGCGGGCGCTCACGCTGCTCTCCGGGGAGACGGGGGGCATGGCCTTCTTCCCCAAATCCATTGAGCAGGTGGATGAGATTGCCGCCGAGGTGGCGAGGGACATCCGGAGTCAGTACACGATCGGCTATCACTCTTCGAAGCCGTCGAGCCAGCCTGGGTTCCGCCGGGTGCAGCTTGACGCCGAGGAGCAGGGACATGGGAAGCTGACGGTCCGTACGCGTACGGGCTACTTCCCGACGACGCGGCAACCGAAGAAGTCGCAGAGCAAGCAATAGGCTGACTGAGAACCGGAAAAGCAAGGGGCTGGCCGAGGCCAGCCCCGGTGTTTTGCCTTGAAGATCTAGCTTGCGATGCTGCGGAAGATCCAGAACAGAAGCCCGGAGAGAATTGCGGCGGCCGGCAGGGTGAAGATCCACGCTGCCGCAATGTTGCGGACAGTAGAGAGCTGAAGGCCGCTCTGATTCGCGGCCATGGTGCCGGCTATGCCGGAACTCAGCACGTGCGTCGTGCTTACCGGCAATCCGAAGTTGTCTGCCGCGAAGATGGTGCCCATCGCGACCAACTCGGCCGCCGCTCCCTGACCATAGGTAAGGTGGCTCTTGCCGATCTTCTCGCCTACTGTGACCACGATGCGCTTCCAACCGACCATGGTGCCGAGTCCCAGGGCCAGCGCCACCGCCACCTTGACCCACGACGGGATGAACTTGGTGGCTTTGTCGATTTTGCCTTTATAGTTGTTCAGCGCTGCGGTCTCGTCGGCGTTGAAGCTCCCCTGATGATTCTTCGCCAGCAGGCGTAGCGTCTCGCTGGTTACGTACATGTCGTTGCGCACGTTGCTCTGCTGCGAGGCCGGCACGTTTTTGTAGGAGGAGTACACGCTGACGTCTCCTTCGAGGTCGCGCATCAGTTCGCGCAGCGCGGTCATGGTGGCAGGCTGCACCTTCTTGGTGCGGAGGTAAGTCGTCAGTTCCTCCCGGGCATCGGGTCCCAGGATCGCGTTCCGGTCCACATGGGCATCCACGATTGAAACGGCACGCTGCGAGGCTGCGAGGAAATCCTGCATGTCGTGGGCGGTGACCGCGTGGTTGAGAGCATAGGCGGTGGGCACGGTGCCGATGAGGATGAGCATGATGAGGCCCATGCCCTTCTGGCCATCGTTGGAGCCGTGGAAGTAGCTGACGCCGGTGCAGGTAAGAATGAGCAGGGCGCGAATGGGAAACGGCGGTGGCTGGTCGCCCTTGGGAGCCTCGAACAGCGCCTCAGGGGTGGGGATGGCCATGAAGGCGAGCCACAGCAACACGGCCACGCCGAGGGACCAGCCGATGGTCCACAGCCAGCTGGTCTGAAACAGGAAGATGCAGGCAAGCGCAGTGGCTGGAGCGGAGAGCAGCAGACCCCAGCGCCGTGTACTCGGCTTGAGAATCATGAAGAGCACGGCCGCGTAGCCGAACCCAACCAGCGGCGAGATGAGCAATACGCGAAAGACCTTGAAGGCCTGCTCCCAATCGACGCCAGAGGTGCCGCCTGCACCGCTGCTCATCATCTGGTTTGCCAGTCCGACGCCGATGATGGAGCCGGTCATGGTGTGGGTGCTGGATGCCGGCAGACCTAGCCACCACGTACCGAGGTTCCACAAGATAGCGGCGATCAGAAGGGCGAAGACCATGGCAAAGCCCGCTCCGGAACTGACCTTGAGAATCAGTTCCACGGGAAGCAGGGTAATGATTGTGAAGGCCACGGTGCCCGCTGATGTCAGGACGCCCACAAGGTTGCACAAGCCTGACCAGACAACGGCGATATTGGGTTCCAGCGAGTGCGTGTAGATGACGGTGGCGACGGCATTTGCTGTGTCATGGAATCCATTGACGAACTCGAATCCCAGGGCAATCAGCAGCGCGGTCCCCAGCAACAGGTAGGGCCACGCGCTGCCCAGAGGCTGGCTCCCCAGGTCGTCGGCGATGTGGAATCCGACGTAGCCCAGCCCTCCGAGCAGAGCGATCGCGGCGATTAAACCGCCGATCCATCCGGACGACTTCTTCATTTTGCGGTCTAAAAGCCCTGGGACTTCTGCGGTAGTTGCCAGATCGGCCATGGATCTCTCCTGACGGGATGTGTGGACGGGATCCGGAGTGGCGGGGATTTCACTCTCGGTTCAACAGGGATAGCACCCCGCTGTTAACCGCTCGTGAAGTTCATGTTGCAGGTTGGGGAATGGCCGATTGACGGGTGCCTTATCGCACACTGAGGAAGAAAGAGGCGCAACGGAGCTCTAGCGCCGCAGTTATTTTTTGGAGAGTTGAAGCGCGTACACCTCGTTGGAGCCTTTATCGAGCAGCACAAGCGGAGCTCCTTGCGGATCCACTCCGAACCATCCTCCCAGGCTGCCGGTCGGGGCAGTTTCCTTGAGGGGAGCGATGAGTTGCGGTCTGCCGCCCGCGATAGGTGTGCGCACGATCCCCTGGCTCCAAAGCGGGATGTAAACATACTTGCTGTCCCGCGACCATACCGGAAAATTGGCGAACCCTTCGTAGATCGTCCTCCATCGGTTCGATGTCAGGTCGAACACCTTCAGCTTGTGCTCGCTGACCGTCAAGGCGGCTATGTAGCGCGCGTCAGGCGACCAGCGCGGAGAAAAATCCTCGCCGGAGCCAGGAAGGGCCGTCACCGCATGGGTGCTGAGGTCGTAAATCCGTATCTCCACCGGATGAAGAGTGTTCCATACATTTCCGAGATTGGAATACACCACCTTCTTACCGTCCGGCGACCAGTGCGGATCCACTTCAGGTTCCTTGCCGTCGGGCATCAGCCTTTTCGGCGGGCCGCCCAGGGCGGGGACCAAGTACATTTGGATCGCCCCAGTGCCTTTCTGTGCGCAGATCAAAATCTGGGAACCGTCCGGCGACCATTCGGCACATTTCACTGCCAGCGTCGAATCCGTCATTTGAATCGCGCCGCTTCCGTCGACATTCGCCCGGTATAAGACCTCTTCTGGGAACGACACGTAAGCCACGAATCTTCGATCCGGCGAATAGGAAACAAATTGCGCCGACCTGCCGCCGAGGAAGGGGCTCCATCTCTGCGTTTGCTCGTCAAATCGCAACAGTTCGCCATTGAGAACGATGCCGCGCGCAAATACGCTGTTGCCGTCGCGCGATGGTATCGGGTGGCCCCAGCGCGTCGGACCGAAAGTCAACTGGATGGGCTCTCGATGCCTTTGCCCCCGCCACGAGTGGCGCTCGTCGAGCGCCCACAGCTGGTTCCCGGCCATGAAAGGAGTCATGTTCGGCTCTCCCGAGAGGAAAATGTAGTATTCGCCGTCCGGGGTCCAGCGGCCACTCGATTTCCAGGAAGATGGCTTCCAGCCTGGAAGCACAGCGTGAAGACCAGTGCCATCAGGCGACACCTCCCACAACTCATGCAAACGGGTGAAGCGGATACGCGTCCCATCGGGCGACCAACTCATGCTGCCTTCCACCACCCAGTTCATGTCAGAGTCAGACGCAGCATCCTTGAAGGACTTCGTCGCAGCGATCTGGTGGACCTCCGTCCCATCGCTTCGTACCACGAAGATCTCGCCACGCCATGTGTACACGAGTCTCTTGCCATCCGGCGACCACGCGGCACCCACGGCCTGACCGAGTTGCCGGAGTGGGTTCCCCGTGATTGCTACTGACCACAGTGAATAAGAGGGACCGGCGCACAAGAAGGTGAGGCCATCCCGCGAGAGGTCATAGATCAACGGATGATCTCCGGGTTCCAGTCCGGGAATCGGCCGGTCTTCTCCGGGCAGACGAATCGGGATTCCGGTCAACTCGCCGCCGGTAAGCGGTACCTGGACCACTGAGTCGACGGGGAAGAACAGGTTCACATAAACGCGGCTCCCGTCGGCGGCCGCTACTTCCTTGAACCAGCCATCGTGCGTAAGCTGCACGTATTCCGTGACCCTCATCATGTGCCGCGGCCAGAACCAGAGCCAGAGTGCCGCGACCAAGGCGAGTGTTCCCGCACCGACGGAAACCGCCAGCCAAGGCCGCGGCTTCCCTCGAACGCGCGA from the Occallatibacter riparius genome contains:
- a CDS encoding VWA domain-containing protein, producing the protein MRTYSILRSLPIGGLSLHRVLLAASAAALFAAFPIARAQDDPLNKVHVPPPSTTGTPTAEPKGAEAPAVSGPDATKLRPGGGVIRMHVDMVLVPVTVTDPMNRLVTGLEQEDFKVFENSGEQHIKSFAAEDAPVSIGIIFDLSGSMTSKLIRARESILQFVKTANPQDEFFVIGFNDRPELIEDFTSSVEDIGARLATVRSGHRTALLDAIYYGVTKMKEARHERKALLVVSDGGDNRSRYTEGEVKSQVRESDVEIYSIGIFDPYAATPEERTGPLLLNELCEETGGRMFRVDDLSEMSDIAEKISTELRNQYVIGYTPRDIRRDGKWRKVKVKLNPPQGLPPLTVHARTGYYAPMQ
- a CDS encoding VWA domain-containing protein, with protein sequence MSFFAGLPLSAQIKSGPPVTQAPGQAPPLTVDRDPIRSPEGETPSAAAKRPGVEKEGGQYVLHYDVEEVVLNATVLDSGGRLVQDLKKDNFTVFEDGVKQNVISFQHTDLPVSIGLVVDNSGSMAKKRPSVNKSALDLIEASNPNDEAFVVNFSDEAFEDQTFTSDINKLRDGLSHIESRGGTALYDAVVASADKLAADAKRPKQVLIIITDGEDNASTLNLEQTIRRVQQLSGPVIYSIGLLFGDEMSHSEVRAARRALTLLSGETGGMAFFPKSIEQVDEIAAEVARDIRSQYTIGYHSSKPSSQPGFRRVQLDAEEQGHGKLTVRTRTGYFPTTRQPKKSQSKQ
- a CDS encoding inorganic phosphate transporter, translated to MADLATTAEVPGLLDRKMKKSSGWIGGLIAAIALLGGLGYVGFHIADDLGSQPLGSAWPYLLLGTALLIALGFEFVNGFHDTANAVATVIYTHSLEPNIAVVWSGLCNLVGVLTSAGTVAFTIITLLPVELILKVSSGAGFAMVFALLIAAILWNLGTWWLGLPASSTHTMTGSIIGVGLANQMMSSGAGGTSGVDWEQAFKVFRVLLISPLVGFGYAAVLFMILKPSTRRWGLLLSAPATALACIFLFQTSWLWTIGWSLGVAVLLWLAFMAIPTPEALFEAPKGDQPPPFPIRALLILTCTGVSYFHGSNDGQKGMGLIMLILIGTVPTAYALNHAVTAHDMQDFLAASQRAVSIVDAHVDRNAILGPDAREELTTYLRTKKVQPATMTALRELMRDLEGDVSVYSSYKNVPASQQSNVRNDMYVTSETLRLLAKNHQGSFNADETAALNNYKGKIDKATKFIPSWVKVAVALALGLGTMVGWKRIVVTVGEKIGKSHLTYGQGAAAELVAMGTIFAADNFGLPVSTTHVLSSGIAGTMAANQSGLQLSTVRNIAAAWIFTLPAAAILSGLLFWIFRSIAS
- a CDS encoding winged helix-turn-helix domain-containing protein, translating into MTTLAHTTQTWRFGVFEVDAHAGELRRAGVHLKLREQSFKVLVLLLERAGDLVTREELRNALWPADTFVDFDHSLNAAVMHLREALGDTADKPLYIETIPKHGYRFIAPLAPSPGIDKGTAAAKPSRVRGKPRPWLAVSVGAGTLALVAALWLWFWPRHMMRVTEYVQLTHDGWFKEVAAADGSRVYVNLFFPVDSVVQVPLTGGELTGIPIRLPGEDRPIPGLEPGDHPLIYDLSRDGLTFLCAGPSYSLWSVAITGNPLRQLGQAVGAAWSPDGKRLVYTWRGEIFVVRSDGTEVHQIAATKSFKDAASDSDMNWVVEGSMSWSPDGTRIRFTRLHELWEVSPDGTGLHAVLPGWKPSSWKSSGRWTPDGEYYIFLSGEPNMTPFMAGNQLWALDERHSWRGQRHREPIQLTFGPTRWGHPIPSRDGNSVFARGIVLNGELLRFDEQTQRWSPFLGGRSAQFVSYSPDRRFVAYVSFPEEVLYRANVDGSGAIQMTDSTLAVKCAEWSPDGSQILICAQKGTGAIQMYLVPALGGPPKRLMPDGKEPEVDPHWSPDGKKVVYSNLGNVWNTLHPVEIRIYDLSTHAVTALPGSGEDFSPRWSPDARYIAALTVSEHKLKVFDLTSNRWRTIYEGFANFPVWSRDSKYVYIPLWSQGIVRTPIAGGRPQLIAPLKETAPTGSLGGWFGVDPQGAPLVLLDKGSNEVYALQLSKK